The following proteins come from a genomic window of Elusimicrobiota bacterium:
- a CDS encoding sodium-translocating pyrophosphatase: protein MHHNIPSYFWIAPLSSLICLGFAVYFYWKMIQAEEGTDRMKEIAGFVREGAQAYLFKQYRVVGYVFLALFVLFAVLAYFGIQNPFVPVAFVTGGFFSGLCGFLGMKTATMASSRTAWGAKLSLNRGLQVAFRSGAVMGLVVVGFGLFDISLWYVLLDLVYENNWFGFGQKLLEHAGVAGVWAPELMRQPEVMQAKLVEMTTTMITFGMGASTQALFARVGGGIFTKAADVGADLVGKVEAGIPEDDPRNPAVIADNVGDNVGDVAGMGADLYESYCGAILATAALGAALAAGTGKELFAYVMAPLVIAGIGNILSTLGIFLVRTEEGASQKQLLRSLGVGVWVSSILIVVLSAGVVKWMGLPWGFFVSMLSGLAAGILIGQSTEYYTSDSYSPTAGVANQARMGPATTIIDGIAVGMNSTAAPVLITVVAILAAYGFAGGFHNAATGLYGVALAAVGMLATLGVTLATDAYGPIADNAGGNAEMSELGKEVRERTDALDSLGNTTAATGKGFAIASAALTALALLAAYIEEIRIWISRFAQKSNGVFEFAGAKMAFVTKTDTVVAEGTRAVLIGKATLADFVQAYDLSIMNPLLLCGVFLGVMTTFLFSSMTLKAVGRAAGRMVEEVRRQFAEMPGIMAGKEKPDYARCVAISTAGAQREMVVPSILALTVPVATGLILGVAGIMGLLTGSMAGGFIVAIMLNNAGGAWDNAKKHIERGHYGGKGSFAHKAAVVGDTVGDPFKDTSGPSLNILIKLMAMVAIVTSGIIVAYGNLIGRLFH, encoded by the coding sequence ATGCATCACAACATCCCGTCGTATTTTTGGATCGCCCCGTTGTCCAGTTTGATCTGCCTGGGTTTTGCCGTTTACTTTTATTGGAAGATGATCCAGGCCGAGGAAGGCACCGACCGCATGAAAGAAATCGCGGGGTTCGTCCGAGAGGGCGCCCAGGCCTACCTGTTCAAGCAATACCGGGTCGTGGGTTACGTGTTTCTCGCGCTCTTTGTCCTTTTCGCCGTTCTGGCCTATTTCGGCATTCAAAACCCCTTCGTGCCTGTGGCCTTCGTCACGGGCGGTTTCTTCTCCGGGCTCTGCGGGTTCTTGGGGATGAAGACGGCCACGATGGCGTCTTCCCGCACCGCCTGGGGCGCCAAGCTTTCGTTGAATCGCGGTTTGCAGGTCGCTTTCCGATCGGGCGCGGTGATGGGGTTGGTGGTCGTCGGTTTCGGGTTGTTCGACATATCCCTCTGGTACGTGCTCCTCGACTTGGTTTACGAAAACAACTGGTTCGGGTTCGGGCAAAAATTGTTGGAACACGCCGGCGTCGCCGGCGTCTGGGCCCCGGAATTGATGCGTCAGCCCGAGGTTATGCAGGCCAAATTGGTTGAGATGACGACCACCATGATCACCTTCGGCATGGGGGCCAGCACCCAGGCGCTCTTCGCCCGGGTGGGCGGGGGCATCTTCACCAAAGCCGCGGACGTGGGCGCCGACCTCGTCGGTAAAGTGGAGGCCGGTATTCCCGAAGACGACCCGCGCAACCCGGCCGTCATCGCGGACAACGTGGGCGACAACGTGGGCGACGTGGCCGGCATGGGCGCGGACCTTTACGAATCCTATTGCGGAGCGATCCTCGCGACCGCCGCCCTGGGCGCGGCCTTGGCCGCGGGCACCGGAAAGGAATTGTTCGCCTACGTGATGGCGCCGCTCGTGATCGCGGGCATCGGCAATATTTTGTCCACCCTGGGCATCTTTTTGGTGCGAACCGAAGAAGGGGCGTCGCAAAAACAATTGTTGCGGTCCCTGGGGGTGGGCGTGTGGGTTTCCTCCATCCTTATCGTCGTGCTTTCGGCCGGGGTTGTGAAATGGATGGGGTTGCCCTGGGGCTTTTTCGTCTCCATGCTGTCCGGGCTCGCGGCGGGCATCCTGATCGGCCAATCGACCGAATACTACACCTCCGATTCCTACAGCCCAACGGCCGGGGTGGCCAACCAGGCGCGCATGGGTCCCGCCACCACCATCATCGATGGCATCGCCGTGGGCATGAACTCCACGGCGGCTCCGGTGCTCATCACCGTGGTGGCCATCCTGGCGGCCTACGGGTTCGCGGGCGGGTTTCACAACGCCGCCACCGGCCTCTACGGCGTCGCCTTGGCCGCGGTGGGCATGTTGGCCACCCTGGGCGTGACCCTGGCGACCGACGCCTACGGCCCCATCGCCGACAACGCCGGCGGCAACGCCGAAATGTCGGAACTGGGCAAGGAAGTGCGGGAACGCACCGACGCCTTGGACTCGTTGGGCAACACCACCGCCGCCACGGGCAAAGGCTTCGCCATCGCCTCCGCCGCTTTGACCGCGCTGGCCCTCTTGGCGGCCTACATTGAGGAAATCCGGATCTGGATCAGTCGGTTCGCCCAAAAATCAAACGGCGTTTTTGAATTCGCCGGCGCCAAAATGGCTTTCGTGACGAAGACCGACACGGTGGTCGCCGAGGGCACGCGCGCCGTGTTGATCGGCAAGGCGACCCTGGCGGATTTCGTGCAAGCTTACGACCTGAGCATCATGAACCCGTTGCTTTTGTGCGGGGTTTTTCTGGGTGTGATGACAACGTTCCTTTTCAGTTCCATGACGCTCAAGGCCGTCGGCCGCGCGGCCGGTCGCATGGTGGAGGAAGTGCGCCGCCAATTCGCCGAAATGCCGGGCATCATGGCGGGCAAGGAAAAGCCCGACTACGCGCGGTGCGTGGCCATCTCCACCGCGGGCGCGCAGCGGGAAATGGTCGTGCCGTCGATCCTGGCGTTGACCGTGCCCGTCGCCACCGGATTGATTCTGGGGGTGGCCGGCATCATGGGGCTTTTGACCGGAAGCATGGCGGGGGGTTTTATTGTCGCCATCATGCTCAACAACGCCGGCGGCGCCTGGGACAACGCCAAAAAGCACATCGAGCGCGGCCACTACGGGGGCAAGGGCTCTTTCGCCCACAAGGCGGCGGTGGTCGGCGACACCGTGGGGGATCCCTTTAAGGACACCTCGGGGCCGTCGCTCAACATCCTGATCAAGCTCATGGCCATGGTGGCGATCGTGACGTCGGGCATCATCGTGGCCTACGGCAACCTCATCGGTCGCCTTTTCCACTGA
- the nspC gene encoding carboxynorspermidine decarboxylase, which yields MNPETPIDQILSEEPAGLSTPYYLIDERRLRRNLEIIRRVREESGARSVLALKCFSTWSVFDLMKQHMDGTTSSSLFEARLGHEKFGKETHAYSVAYADEDIDALRGFATKVIFNSVSQLDRYYDKVKHLPLGLRVNPGLSVSHFDLADPARRYSRLGVRDIRAVEAAADRLSGFMFHCQCENDSLPDFGRVVDHIAATYGPLLKKVKWVSLGGGVAFTQPGYDLKGFIDRLKSFADTFGVQVYLEPGEAAISRTGYLVTRILDIVENEARVAIVDAAVETHMLDLLIYKTDAKMDLPPGGAHTVQIAGKTCLAGDVFGTYRFHKPPAVGDRVAFADVSGYTMVKTNWFNGVRTPSIVIRRLDGRWDVVRRFDYEDFRGHLS from the coding sequence ATGAACCCCGAAACCCCCATCGATCAAATTTTGTCGGAAGAACCGGCGGGCCTTTCGACCCCGTATTACCTTATTGACGAGCGGCGTTTGCGGCGAAACCTCGAAATCATCCGACGGGTCCGCGAAGAGTCGGGCGCGAGATCGGTGCTGGCCCTGAAATGCTTTTCCACTTGGTCCGTCTTCGACCTCATGAAACAACACATGGACGGCACCACCTCCAGTTCCCTCTTCGAGGCGCGCCTCGGCCACGAAAAATTCGGCAAGGAAACCCACGCCTACAGCGTGGCCTATGCCGACGAGGACATCGACGCCCTCCGCGGCTTCGCCACCAAAGTGATCTTCAACTCCGTGTCGCAGTTGGACCGGTATTACGACAAGGTGAAACACCTCCCCCTCGGCCTGCGGGTCAACCCGGGGCTCAGCGTCTCCCATTTCGACCTCGCCGACCCGGCCCGCCGGTATTCGCGCCTCGGCGTCCGCGACATCCGGGCGGTGGAAGCCGCGGCGGACCGGCTGTCCGGGTTCATGTTCCATTGCCAATGCGAGAACGACTCCCTCCCGGATTTTGGACGGGTTGTGGACCACATCGCGGCGACCTACGGCCCCCTCTTGAAGAAAGTGAAGTGGGTGAGCCTGGGGGGGGGCGTGGCCTTCACCCAACCGGGCTACGATTTGAAGGGCTTCATCGACAGGTTAAAATCCTTTGCCGACACCTTCGGTGTGCAGGTTTACTTGGAACCGGGCGAAGCCGCGATCTCCCGCACGGGTTATTTGGTGACCCGGATCCTCGACATCGTCGAGAACGAGGCCCGCGTCGCCATCGTGGACGCCGCGGTCGAGACCCACATGCTCGACTTACTGATTTACAAAACCGATGCTAAGATGGACCTCCCGCCGGGGGGCGCCCACACGGTGCAAATCGCGGGGAAAACCTGCCTCGCCGGGGACGTTTTCGGCACGTACCGTTTTCACAAACCCCCGGCCGTGGGGGACCGCGTCGCTTTCGCCGACGTGTCCGGTTACACCATGGTCAAAACGAACTGGTTCAACGGCGTGCGCACGCCGTCCATCGTGATCCGCCGGCTGGACGGCCGCTGGGACGTCGTCCGGCGGTTCGACTACGAAGATTTCCGAGGGCATTTGTCTTAA
- a CDS encoding MMPL family transporter → MTDLPHPEPPLWVRFLARLISARAFATGLAILAMGFFFCFHLPRLENRPDVDDFIVEKDPDHLLAKQMEDVFSRDDFFLIVFQAPDVFAAPVLSMIKSISDAVENLEDVRDVVSLTHVNDMVGTGDDFVVDRFIGSVPSDPAALRSLKERALANPLFLKNIISTDGDTTAIAVYVPNQMGERRAALMREIRDILAPWKAQGWEFHLAGWPVTNVALVEAMDADMKKFFPISFVLVLATTWWIFRNGRLLLLAGLSVTLTVASTLGLAAFLKLPLNNASAAVIPIVLALATADLTHLFSHLDIRLVRGGDRRAALRAVLEQILFPCLLTSVNTAIGFASLMWNRVPAIRDFGGLAAAGMFFEFLFTFGLAAPLLLVFKPETVYRDERHVERAIPRFVRFVHHAVFRSPGRILALCLSLLALGSWASGRLLVDTDLTKYFWPSHPNRQAMVFVRENLTGINTLEISFRSPDNNTFRDPAQLRRIEEIQKRALSVPGVDTGFSVVDYLKEMNKSFHNEDPGRYRLPETRAKVDQFLLLYGADDLDEYVTPGWNWTRIRLRLVKNGSHESKLVIEEVKKKIADVLDPAVDTRVVGGALDLAKTAHVLVTDQVKNIASAVGTIWVVMALVLRSPLMALLFLVPNLFPIVLNFGLMGALNIPLNTGTSLIAAAAFGIIVDDTVHFFVRLREWRAAGAPFRQALEIVTFEKNEASLSSAIILCSGFAVLLLGEFIPVVHFGLLNLFVLGSGMMGDMFFLKALFAVGARWRERIHRG, encoded by the coding sequence ATGACCGACCTTCCCCATCCCGAACCGCCCCTTTGGGTTCGCTTTTTGGCCCGACTGATCAGCGCCCGCGCGTTCGCCACGGGTCTGGCCATCCTGGCGATGGGGTTCTTTTTTTGTTTCCACCTGCCGCGGCTGGAAAATCGCCCGGACGTGGACGATTTCATCGTCGAAAAAGACCCCGATCATTTGCTGGCGAAGCAAATGGAAGACGTCTTCAGTCGGGACGATTTTTTCCTGATCGTTTTCCAGGCCCCGGACGTGTTCGCCGCACCGGTCCTGTCCATGATCAAATCCATTTCCGACGCGGTCGAGAATTTGGAGGACGTGCGCGACGTCGTGAGTTTGACCCACGTCAACGACATGGTCGGCACCGGGGACGATTTCGTGGTCGACCGGTTCATCGGGTCCGTCCCCTCGGACCCGGCCGCCCTCCGTTCTCTCAAAGAGAGGGCCCTCGCCAACCCCCTGTTCCTCAAAAACATCATCTCCACGGACGGAGACACAACGGCCATTGCCGTTTACGTGCCCAACCAAATGGGGGAACGGCGCGCCGCGTTGATGCGCGAAATTCGGGACATCCTGGCCCCTTGGAAAGCCCAAGGCTGGGAATTCCATCTCGCGGGCTGGCCCGTGACGAACGTCGCCCTGGTGGAAGCCATGGACGCCGACATGAAAAAATTCTTCCCGATCTCCTTTGTTCTGGTCTTGGCCACCACCTGGTGGATTTTCCGCAACGGCCGCCTTTTGCTCCTGGCCGGTCTGAGTGTCACCCTCACCGTCGCTTCCACCCTGGGGTTGGCCGCCTTCTTGAAACTCCCGCTCAACAACGCCTCCGCCGCCGTGATTCCGATTGTTCTGGCTCTGGCGACCGCCGATTTAACGCACCTGTTTTCCCATCTCGACATTCGCCTGGTCCGCGGCGGGGACCGCCGCGCCGCCCTGCGTGCGGTTTTGGAGCAAATCCTGTTCCCCTGCCTGCTGACCAGCGTCAACACCGCCATCGGGTTCGCGTCCTTGATGTGGAACCGGGTGCCCGCGATCCGGGATTTCGGCGGCTTGGCCGCCGCCGGCATGTTTTTTGAATTTTTGTTTACCTTCGGCCTGGCCGCCCCGTTGTTGTTGGTTTTTAAACCCGAGACCGTTTACCGGGACGAACGGCACGTGGAACGCGCCATTCCACGCTTTGTCCGTTTTGTCCACCACGCGGTGTTTCGATCCCCCGGCCGGATCCTCGCCCTTTGCTTGAGCCTGTTGGCCCTCGGGTCGTGGGCGTCCGGGCGCCTGCTCGTGGACACGGATTTGACGAAATATTTTTGGCCGAGCCATCCCAACCGCCAGGCGATGGTTTTCGTCCGTGAAAATTTAACGGGCATCAACACCCTGGAGATTTCCTTCCGCTCCCCGGACAACAACACCTTTAGGGACCCGGCCCAACTGCGGCGGATCGAAGAAATACAAAAGCGCGCCCTCTCCGTTCCCGGCGTCGACACCGGGTTTTCGGTCGTGGACTATCTCAAAGAAATGAACAAATCGTTCCACAACGAAGATCCCGGTCGTTACCGCCTTCCGGAGACCCGCGCGAAGGTCGACCAATTCCTTCTTCTTTACGGCGCCGACGATTTGGACGAATACGTCACCCCGGGTTGGAATTGGACCCGCATCCGTCTGCGTTTGGTGAAAAACGGTTCGCACGAATCCAAGCTCGTGATCGAAGAGGTGAAAAAAAAGATCGCGGACGTCCTCGATCCGGCGGTGGACACGCGCGTCGTGGGCGGGGCCCTCGACTTGGCCAAGACCGCGCACGTCCTGGTGACGGATCAGGTCAAGAACATCGCCTCCGCCGTGGGAACGATCTGGGTTGTGATGGCCCTCGTGCTGCGGTCCCCGTTGATGGCTCTGCTTTTTCTCGTCCCGAACCTTTTCCCCATCGTGCTCAATTTCGGCCTGATGGGGGCGCTCAACATTCCCCTGAACACGGGGACCTCCCTCATCGCCGCGGCCGCTTTCGGCATTATCGTCGACGACACCGTCCATTTTTTCGTTCGGTTGCGGGAATGGCGCGCGGCCGGCGCGCCCTTTCGGCAAGCCCTCGAAATCGTCACCTTCGAAAAGAACGAAGCCTCCCTGTCTTCGGCGATCATTCTCTGCTCCGGTTTCGCCGTTTTGCTCCTGGGCGAGTTCATTCCGGTCGTTCATTTCGGCCTTCTGAACTTGTTCGTTCTGGGATCGGGCATGATGGGGGACATGTTTTTTCTCAAGGCGCTCTTCGCGGTCGGGGCCCGCTGGCGGGAAAGGATCCATCGTGGGTGA
- a CDS encoding outer membrane lipoprotein-sorting protein, whose amino-acid sequence MKHKTLGMALAALLVAATSWSAPALDAREIMKRVNDRDDGKDAYAKVEMFLTAAGGYSEKRSLIQAYKYFGTLRKTYTRFTEPASIDGTSFLSWQRGSDLDDDQFLYLPELGRDRRIVSSQKDGDFVNTDFTYEDMQERSVDKDNHTLVREEKIGTYDCWVIESTPKDPASSQYRRWVAWVPKDIYVPLRVEFYTKVVRQPTKVLTVSKLQKINGIWTVMSVEMKNLERKHATILRTLEVKYNRGVPDRMFTRPYLKTPK is encoded by the coding sequence ATGAAACACAAGACCCTGGGAATGGCCCTGGCGGCGCTGCTTGTTGCCGCGACCTCGTGGAGCGCCCCCGCGCTCGACGCCCGCGAAATAATGAAACGCGTCAACGACCGCGATGACGGGAAGGACGCCTACGCGAAAGTGGAGATGTTTTTGACAGCGGCCGGCGGTTATTCCGAAAAACGGAGCCTCATCCAGGCCTACAAATATTTTGGCACTCTACGCAAAACCTACACCCGGTTCACCGAACCGGCGTCCATCGATGGCACGAGTTTCCTTTCCTGGCAACGGGGCAGCGACCTCGACGACGACCAGTTCCTTTACCTGCCCGAGCTGGGCCGGGACCGGCGGATCGTTTCCAGCCAGAAAGACGGCGATTTCGTCAACACCGACTTCACTTACGAGGACATGCAAGAGCGGTCGGTGGACAAAGACAACCACACCCTGGTCCGGGAGGAGAAAATCGGCACCTACGACTGTTGGGTAATCGAAAGCACGCCCAAGGACCCCGCCTCGTCCCAATACCGTCGATGGGTGGCGTGGGTGCCCAAGGACATTTACGTGCCCTTGCGGGTGGAGTTTTACACGAAGGTGGTGCGCCAGCCGACCAAAGTGTTGACCGTTTCCAAACTTCAAAAGATCAACGGCATTTGGACCGTCATGTCCGTGGAGATGAAAAACCTGGAGCGGAAACACGCGACCATCCTCCGCACGCTGGAAGTCAAATACAACCGGGGGGTGCCGGACCGCATGTTCACCCGGCCCTATTTGAAAACCCCCAAATGA
- a CDS encoding DUF1302 family protein: MKRRRRIGSLGLLALLLGAGAAPLWAAKAPPRPMPVKLTAKLSNRFNWDLKRDNAYEDISVTYTELNAEAKWLPNPRVQMVAGEWMVNGDLRPYNIFANFSTDHANVRVGNQIVRWGKADEISTLDSINPEDLTQGLTRDRASRKIPVPMINAELLSTYVSLQGIYAPYWEKSKFLISGDDWAFFDHLERKYGNINVIEQDQPKTLRDGTYGARLSGTLLRVDYAFSYLNHRRDIPSLKAFPLPMPAQLVTNEPGSIEDLVRFSRGFPIPVFPFFFPAQPIRFEYLREEVYGFEFETVAGPFGIRGDAAYISSQSFTTDNLQTVRKPVVSYVIGADYNGPANTYFNVSYKRTEIRDYENRISPPPTSSEISAEMTLEILNGNMRPAYRGYFNTTDKSYYQNPRVSIHYIPNVTVEVGIDLYGGPASSQAGFFTANDQAYTLVRFFF, from the coding sequence ATGAAGCGACGGCGCCGTATCGGGTCCCTGGGGTTGCTCGCCCTCCTTTTGGGGGCGGGCGCGGCGCCCCTGTGGGCGGCCAAGGCCCCCCCGCGGCCCATGCCCGTGAAGCTCACCGCCAAGTTATCGAACCGTTTCAACTGGGACTTGAAGCGGGACAACGCGTACGAAGACATCAGCGTCACCTACACCGAGTTGAACGCCGAGGCGAAGTGGTTGCCCAACCCCCGCGTCCAGATGGTGGCGGGGGAGTGGATGGTGAACGGGGACCTTCGGCCCTACAACATCTTCGCGAACTTTTCGACGGACCACGCCAACGTGCGCGTCGGCAACCAGATCGTCCGCTGGGGCAAGGCCGACGAGATCAGCACCCTGGACTCCATCAACCCGGAGGACCTCACCCAGGGATTGACCCGGGACCGCGCGAGCCGAAAAATTCCGGTGCCGATGATCAACGCTGAACTGCTGTCGACCTACGTCTCGCTCCAGGGGATCTACGCGCCCTATTGGGAAAAATCCAAATTCCTGATCAGCGGGGACGATTGGGCGTTCTTCGACCATCTGGAACGGAAATACGGCAACATCAACGTGATCGAACAAGACCAGCCCAAAACATTGCGGGACGGCACCTACGGCGCGAGGCTTTCGGGCACGCTCCTGCGCGTGGACTACGCCTTCAGCTACCTGAACCACCGGCGGGACATTCCCTCTTTAAAAGCGTTCCCCCTCCCGATGCCGGCGCAGCTCGTGACCAACGAGCCCGGGTCCATTGAAGATCTGGTGCGTTTTTCCCGTGGGTTTCCCATCCCGGTGTTCCCTTTTTTCTTCCCCGCCCAACCCATTCGATTCGAATACCTGCGGGAGGAGGTCTACGGGTTCGAGTTTGAAACCGTGGCCGGGCCCTTCGGCATCCGGGGCGACGCGGCCTACATTTCCAGTCAAAGCTTCACGACGGACAACCTGCAGACGGTGCGCAAACCGGTCGTTTCCTACGTCATCGGGGCCGACTACAACGGGCCCGCCAACACCTATTTCAATGTCTCTTACAAGCGGACGGAAATTCGGGATTACGAAAACCGCATTTCGCCGCCCCCCACGAGTTCGGAAATCAGCGCGGAAATGACCCTGGAAATTTTAAACGGCAATATGCGCCCGGCCTACCGGGGTTATTTCAACACCACCGACAAAAGTTATTACCAGAACCCGCGGGTCTCCATTCATTACATTCCCAACGTCACCGTGGAAGTGGGCATCGACCTCTACGGCGGGCCGGCGAGCAGCCAGGCCGGGTTCTTTACCGCGAACGACCAAGCCTACACCTTGGTGCGCTTTTTCTTCTAG
- a CDS encoding ThiF family adenylyltransferase, translating into MGDPRSLNDWGLTTPEAFRDQAFARTVGVLTRDELARLGNSRVAIPGMGGGGGVHLIALVRAGVGKFHIADMDRYEPVNINRQHGARVDTLGQPKVDVMRRDALAINPHLEIKTFPRGIGPDNLDEFLAGVDVVVDGLDFFVWKTRRALFNRARALGIPVVTAGPIGFGVIGLVFTPDGMSFDDYFDIHDDTPDLEAILKFYVGIVPAMLHRTYAMPRHIRLEDRAGPSISGGLMLLAGVGCTEALRVLLKRPGLRPAPAYWQFDVYRQRFAGGRLRWGNRGLLQRAKIWLLGRELRRRGERFRPRPAPPDWDGAGLLPDGVKNFLVAAGVQAPSGDNTQPWRFEWRGADLRVAVEPNRDLSFFNFRQRASLISLGSVVENIRAVASRYRLEVNAVPNADPLSMTLRIAPGPAPLDPLAEAVWERDTNRCPFNQEPLSDNARNALTRAVADFSGARLHARTDPAGVRAMAEAAYWADRARVELRSAHEHFHRMTRVDAASARATGDGFSFRNLGANAAQALFLRATRPWTVNVLANRSRLNDMVALHARALIRSAPFVGLVTMPGDGDADFREGGRAVARVWLTAAYLGLDFQPVASVNLLLARLRSEGPGAFPSRAVAHLRRAEEFFRAAFPEVEDNNGLILLFRVGHAPPIAEGTFRRELSTFMVK; encoded by the coding sequence GTGGGTGATCCCCGTTCCTTGAACGACTGGGGGCTCACGACCCCGGAGGCCTTTCGGGACCAGGCCTTTGCCCGCACGGTGGGCGTCCTCACCCGCGACGAACTCGCCCGCCTGGGGAACAGCCGGGTCGCCATTCCCGGCATGGGGGGGGGCGGTGGGGTTCATTTGATCGCCCTGGTACGGGCCGGGGTCGGCAAGTTCCATATCGCCGACATGGACCGCTACGAGCCGGTCAACATCAACCGACAGCACGGCGCGCGGGTCGACACCCTGGGACAACCCAAAGTGGACGTCATGCGGCGCGACGCCTTGGCGATCAACCCGCATTTGGAAATCAAGACTTTCCCGCGGGGCATCGGTCCCGATAATTTGGATGAATTTCTGGCCGGGGTCGATGTGGTCGTGGACGGGCTGGATTTTTTTGTTTGGAAAACCCGCCGCGCGCTCTTCAACCGGGCGAGGGCGCTCGGCATCCCCGTGGTGACGGCGGGGCCCATCGGGTTCGGCGTCATCGGACTCGTGTTCACGCCGGACGGCATGTCCTTCGACGATTACTTCGACATTCACGATGACACCCCGGATCTCGAGGCCATTCTCAAATTTTACGTGGGCATCGTCCCCGCCATGCTGCACCGCACCTACGCCATGCCCCGGCACATTCGCCTGGAGGACCGGGCGGGCCCCTCCATCAGCGGCGGCCTCATGCTCCTGGCCGGCGTGGGTTGCACCGAGGCCCTGCGCGTTCTTTTAAAACGCCCGGGACTTCGCCCCGCCCCCGCCTATTGGCAGTTCGACGTCTACCGGCAACGTTTTGCGGGCGGACGCTTGCGGTGGGGCAACCGGGGTCTGTTGCAAAGAGCGAAAATCTGGCTGCTGGGTCGGGAATTGCGGCGTCGGGGTGAGCGTTTCCGACCGCGACCGGCCCCTCCGGATTGGGATGGGGCGGGCCTCCTGCCCGACGGTGTTAAAAATTTCCTCGTCGCCGCCGGGGTCCAGGCGCCGTCGGGGGACAACACCCAACCCTGGCGTTTCGAATGGCGCGGGGCGGACCTGCGCGTGGCGGTCGAGCCAAACCGTGATCTTTCGTTCTTCAATTTTCGTCAACGGGCCAGCCTCATTTCCCTGGGGAGCGTCGTGGAAAACATCCGCGCCGTGGCGTCCCGCTACCGCCTTGAGGTCAACGCCGTCCCGAACGCCGACCCGCTCTCAATGACCTTGCGCATCGCGCCCGGCCCCGCCCCCCTCGACCCCTTGGCGGAGGCGGTCTGGGAACGGGACACGAACCGGTGTCCTTTCAATCAGGAACCTTTGAGCGACAACGCCCGGAACGCTTTGACGCGCGCCGTCGCCGATTTTTCCGGGGCCCGCCTCCACGCCCGGACCGATCCGGCGGGGGTGCGGGCGATGGCGGAGGCGGCGTACTGGGCGGACCGCGCCCGGGTGGAGCTCCGTTCCGCCCACGAACATTTCCACCGCATGACCCGCGTCGACGCGGCGAGCGCCCGGGCGACGGGGGACGGCTTTTCCTTCCGCAATCTGGGCGCGAACGCGGCGCAGGCGCTTTTCCTCCGGGCCACCCGGCCCTGGACGGTCAACGTTCTGGCGAACCGGTCGCGCCTCAACGACATGGTGGCGCTCCACGCGCGGGCCTTGATTCGCAGCGCCCCGTTCGTGGGCCTCGTGACCATGCCCGGCGACGGAGACGCGGATTTCCGAGAGGGCGGTCGCGCGGTCGCCCGCGTGTGGTTGACCGCCGCCTATCTGGGGTTGGATTTCCAACCCGTGGCGAGCGTGAATTTGCTTTTGGCCCGCCTCCGGTCCGAAGGGCCCGGGGCTTTCCCTTCGCGGGCGGTGGCGCATTTGCGTCGCGCCGAAGAGTTTTTTCGGGCGGCTTTCCCGGAGGTGGAGGACAATAACGGCCTGATTCTTTTGTTCCGGGTGGGCCACGCCCCCCCCATCGCGGAAGGCACGTTCCGTCGCGAACTTTCGACTTTTATGGTGAAATAA